From one Catharus ustulatus isolate bCatUst1 chromosome 1, bCatUst1.pri.v2, whole genome shotgun sequence genomic stretch:
- the LOC117006295 gene encoding scale keratin-like: MSCYDVCTPKTSVAVPQPIAESCNELCARQCPDSSALIQPPPVVVTFPGPILTSFPQQAVVGSSGAPAFGGSLGLGGLYGAGATQASGGLCTFGRACAAPAYSPCALPRYSKKLWDTCGPC, from the coding sequence ATGTCCTGCTACGATgtgtgcaccccaaaaaccagcgtggctgtgccccagcccatcGCTGAGAGCTGCAACGAGCTGTGCGCCCGCCAGTGTCCCGACTCGTCTGCCTTGATCCAGCCGCCCCCCGTGGTGGTCACCTTCCCCGgccccatcctcacctccttcccccagcaagcCGTGGTGGGCTCCTCTGGAGCACCGGCCTTTGgcggctccctggggctgggcggcCTCTACGGCGCCGGCGCCACCCAGGCCTCGGGTGGCCTCTGCACCTTTGGCAGAgcctgcgctgctcccgccTACAGCCCTTGCGCCCTGCCCCGCTACAGCAAGAAGCTCTGGGACACCTGCGGGCCCTGCTag
- the LOC117004710 gene encoding scale keratin-like, with product MSCYDLCTPKTSVAVPQPIAESCNELCARQCPDSSALIQPPPVVVTFPGPILTSFPQQAVVGSSGAPAFGGSLGLGGLYGAGATQASGGLCTFGRACAAPAYSPCALPRYSKKLWDTCGPC from the coding sequence ATGTCCTGCTATGAcctgtgcaccccaaaaaccagcgtggctgtgccccagcccatcGCTGAGAGCTGCAACGAGCTGTGCGCCCGCCAGTGTCCCGACTCGTCTGCCTTGATCCAGCCGCCCCCCGTGGTGGTCACCTTCCCCGgccccatcctcacctccttcccccagcaagcCGTGGTGGGCTCCTCTGGAGCACCGGCCTTTGgcggctccctggggctgggcggcCTCTACGGCGCCGGCGCCACCCAGGCCTCGGGTGGCCTCTGCACCTTTGGCAGAgcctgcgctgctcccgccTACAGCCCTTGCGCCCTGCCCCGCTACAGCAAGAAGCTCTGGGACACCTGCGGGCCCTGCTag
- the LOC117004703 gene encoding scale keratin-like, translating into MSCYDLCTPKTSVAVPQPIAESCNELCARQCPDSSALIQPPPVVVTFPGPILTSFPQQAVVGSSGAPAFGGSLGLGGLYGAGATQASGGLCTFGRACAAPAYSPCALPRYSKKLWDTCGPC; encoded by the coding sequence ATGTCCTGCTACGAtctgtgcaccccaaaaaccagcgtggctgtgccccagcccatcGCTGAGAGCTGCAACGAGCTGTGCGCCCGCCAGTGTCCCGACTCGTCTGCCTTGATCCAGCCGCCCCCCGTGGTGGTCACCTTCCCCGgccccatcctcacctccttcccccagcaagcCGTGGTGGGCTCCTCTGGAGCACCGGCCTTTGgcggctccctggggctgggcggcCTCTACGGCGCCGGCGCCACCCAGGCCTCGGGTGGCCTCTGCACCTTTGGCAGAgcctgcgctgctcccgccTACAGCCCTTGCGCCCTGCCCCGCTACAGCAAGAAGCTCTGGGACACCTGCGGGCCCTGCTag
- the LOC117002445 gene encoding scale keratin-like, which yields MSCYDLCTPKTSVAVPQPIAESCNELCARQCPDSSALIQPPPVVVTFPGPILTSFPQQAVVGSSGAPAFGGSLGLGGLYGAGATQASGGLCTFGRACAAPAYSPCALPRYSKKLWDTCGPC from the coding sequence ATGTCCTGCTATGAcctgtgcaccccaaaaaccagcgtggctgtgccccagcccatcGCTGAGAGCTGCAACGAGCTGTGCGCCCGCCAGTGTCCCGACTCGTCTGCCTTGATCCAGCCGCCCCCCGTGGTGGTCACCTTCCCCGgccccatcctcacctccttcccccagcaagcCGTGGTGGGCTCCTCTGGAGCACCGGCCTTTGgcggctccctggggctgggcggcCTCTACGGCGCCGGTGCCACCCAGGCCTCGGGTGGCCTCTGCACCTTTGGCAGAgcctgcgctgctcccgccTACAGCCCTTGCGCCCTGCCCCGCTACAGCAAGAAGCTCTGGGACACCTGCGGGCCCTGCTag
- the LOC117005563 gene encoding scale keratin-like yields MSCYDVCTPKTSVAVPQPIAESCNELCARQCPDSSALIQPPPVVVTFPGPILTSFPQQAVVGSSGAPAFGGSLGLGGLYGAGATQASGGLCTFGRACAAPAYSPCALPRYSKKLWDTCGPC; encoded by the coding sequence ATGTCCTGCTACGATgtgtgcaccccaaaaaccagcgtggctgtgccccagcccatcGCTGAGAGCTGCAACGAGCTGTGCGCCCGCCAGTGCCCCGACTCGTCTGCCTTGATCCAGCCGCCCCCCGTGGTGGTCACCTTCCCCGgccccatcctcacctccttcccccagcaagcCGTGGTGGGCTCCTCTGGAGCACCGGCCTTTGgcggctccctggggctgggcggcCTCTACGGCGCCGGCGCCACCCAGGCCTCGGGTGGCCTCTGCACCTTTGGCAGAgcctgcgctgctcccgccTACAGCCCTTGCGCCCTGCCCCGCTACAGCAAGAAGCTCTGGGACACCTGCGGGCCCTGCTag
- the LOC117004862 gene encoding scale keratin-like, giving the protein MSCYDLCTPKTSVAVPQPIAESCNELCARQCPDSSALIQPPPVVVTFPGPILTSFPQQAVVGSSGAPAFGGSLGLGGLYGAGATQASGGLCTFGRACAAPAYSPCALPRYSKKLWDTCGPC; this is encoded by the coding sequence ATGTCCTGCTATGAcctgtgcaccccaaaaaccagcgtggctgtgccccagcccatcGCTGAGAGCTGCAACGAGCTGTGCGCCCGCCAGTGCCCCGACTCGTCTGCCTTGATCCAGCCGCCCCCCGTGGTGGTCACCTTCCCCGgccccatcctcacctccttcccccagcaagcCGTGGTGGGCTCCTCTGGAGCACCGGCCTTTGgcggctccctggggctgggcggcCTCTACGGCGCCGGCGCCACCCAGGCCTCGGGTGGCCTCTGCACCTTTGGCAGAgcctgcgctgctcccgccTACAGCCCTTGCGCCCTGCCCCGCTACAGCAAGAAGCTCTGGGACACCTGTGGGCCCTGCTag
- the LOC117009141 gene encoding scale keratin-like, translated as MSCYDVCTPKTSVAVPQPIAESCNELCARQCPDSSALIQPPPVVVTFPGPILTSFPQQAVVGSSGAPAFGGSLGLGGLYGAGATQASGGLCTFGRACAAPAYSPCALPRYSKKLWDTCGPC; from the coding sequence ATGTCCTGCTACGATgtgtgcaccccaaaaaccagcgtcgctgtgccccagcccatcGCTGAGAGCTGCAACGAGCTGTGCGCCCGCCAGTGCCCCGACTCGTCTGCCTTGATCCAGCCGCCCCCCGTGGTGGTCACCTTCCCCGgccccatcctcacctccttcccccagcaagcCGTGGTGGGCTCCTCTGGAGCACCGGCCTTTGgcggctccctggggctgggcggcCTCTACGGCGCCGGCGCCACCCAGGCCTCGGGTGGCCTCTGCACCTTtggcagagcctgtgctgctcccgCCTACAGCCCTTGCGCCCTGCCCCGCTACAGCAAGAAGCTCTGGGACACCTGCGGGCCCTGCTag